Proteins from one Cyclopterus lumpus isolate fCycLum1 chromosome 11, fCycLum1.pri, whole genome shotgun sequence genomic window:
- the poc1bl gene encoding polypeptide N-acetylgalactosaminyltransferase 4, translating into MKLSQSRCLPRLSLMRGRCSRKLGVLAKAGFLLWVLWLGYLLLARSSFPSSSSPEEEAEDHKVLARQLSVEETEANGLLARPLYVKPSPDHNAPGEMGGATRLNLSPDEKKQELDSVESYAINIYISDKISLHRHILDHRMSECRNKKFEYRRLPTTSVIIAFYNEAWSTLLRTVHSVLESTPAILLKEIILIDDYSDRGYLKSKLANYISDLDRVRLIRTNSREGLVRARLIGATYATGDVLTFLDCHCECVPGWIEPLLERIGENATTIVCPVIDTIDWNTFEFYMQTDEPMIGGFDWRLTFQWHPVPETERKRRKSRIDPIRSPTMAGGLFAVSKAYFEHLGTYDTGMEVWGGENLELSFRVWQCGGSLEIHPCSHVGHVFPKKAPYARPNFLQNTVRAAEVWMDSYKQHFYNRNPPAKRETYGDISERLLLRERLQCNSFDWYLKNIYPELHVPEDRTGWHGAVRSSGINSECLDYNSPEHNPTGAHLSLFGCHGQGGNQYFEYTTQRDIRFNSVTELCAEVTEGQTSINMRNCPRDGELIPPSITWNFRTDGTIYHPHSDMCVTAYRTPEGRTDTQMRRCTPGDKNQQWKFEW; encoded by the exons ATGAAGCTCAGCCAGTCACGGTGCCTTCCTAGACTTTCTCTCATGAGGGGGCGTTGCTCTCGAAAACTTGGTGTGCTGGCCAAGGCTGGCTTCCTGCTCTGGGTGCTATGGCTGGGCTACCTTCTGTTAGCGCGCTCCTcattcccctcctcttcctctccggaggaggaagctgaggaccACAAAGTTCTGGCGAGACAGCTCTCTGTAGAGGAGACCGAGGCGAACGGCCTGCTGGCAAGGCCCCTCTACGTGAAGCCATCACCAGACCACAATGCTCCAGGGGAGATGGGTGGGGCCACACGCCTCAACCTCAGCCCTGATGAAAAGAAACAGGAACTGGACAGTGTGGAGAGCTATGCTATCAATATCTATATCAGTGATAAGATTTCCCTCCATCGGCACATCCTGGACCACAGGATGAGCGA ATGCCGAAATAAGAAGTTTGAATACCGGCGTTTACCCACAACCTCTGTGATCATCGCCTTCTACAACGAGGCCTGGTCCACCCTGCTGAGGACAGTTCACAGTGTGCTGGAGAGCACGCCTGCCATCCTCTTGAAAGAGATCATCCTCATTGACGACTACAGTGACCGAG gctACCTGAAATCCAAACTGGCCAACTACATCAGTGATCTGGATCGCGTGCGGCTCATCCGCACCAACAGCAGGGAGGGTCTGGTCCGGGCACGTCTCATTGGGGCCACCTATGCGACAGGTGACGTTCTGACGTTTCTGGATTGCCACTGTGAGTGTGTCCCTGGTTGGATCGAGCCTCTGCTGGAAAG GATTGGTGAGAATGCCACTACCATTGTGTGCCCTGTGATCGACACCATTGACTGGAACACCTTTGAGTTTTACATGCAAACAGATGAGCCGATGATCGGAGGGTTTGACTGGAGACTCACCTTTCAGTGGCACCCGGTCCCCGAAACGGAACGCAAGAGGCGCAAGTCTCGCATCGACCCCATCAG GTCTCCGACAATGGCAGGTGGTTTGTTTGCTGTGAGCAAGGCCTACTTTGAACATCTGGGCACGTATGACACGGGCATGGAGGTGTGGGGAGGAGAAAACCTGGAGCTCTCCTTCAGG GTGTGGCAGTGCGGGGGCAGCCTGGAGATTCACCCCTGCTCTCATGTGGGCCATGTGTTCCCCAAAAAGGCCCCTTATGCACGGCCCAACTTCCTCCAGAATACCGTACGAGCTGCAGAGGTTTGGATGGACTCTTATAAACAGCACTTCTACAACAGGAATCCCCCAGCCAAAAGG GAGACCTATGGGGATATCTCAGAGCGGCTGCTGCTGAGAGAGAGGCTGCAATGCAACAGCTTTGACTGGTATCTGAAGAATATCTACCCGGAACTGCATGTTCCTGAGGACAGAACGGGCTGGCATGGGGCT GTGCGAAGCTCAGGAATAAACTCTGAGTGTCTGGACTACAACTCCCCAGAGCACAATCCCACAGGTGCCCACCTTTCTCTGTTTGGCTGCCACGGCCAGGGAGGCAACCAG TACTTTGAGTACACAACTCAAAGGGACATCCGCTTCAACTCGGTGACAGAGCTTTGTGCTGAAGTAACTGAGGGACAGACCTCCATCAATATGAGGAACTGCCCAAGGGACGGGGAGCTCATACCTCCCAGTATCACCTGGAACTTCAGAACG GACGGCACCATCTACCACCCTCACTCAGACATGTGTGTGACAGCCTACCGCACGCCAGAGGGCCGCACAGACACCCAGATGAGGCGGTGCACCCCAGGAGACAAAAACCAGCAGTGGAAGTTtgagtggtag
- the galnt12 gene encoding LOW QUALITY PROTEIN: polypeptide N-acetylgalactosaminyltransferase 12 (The sequence of the model RefSeq protein was modified relative to this genomic sequence to represent the inferred CDS: inserted 1 base in 1 codon; deleted 1 base in 1 codon): MAQCGRRNRPKLLLFIFGVTLVGYLIFFRHTRGDVNATNRREAPAEREVSNEELKKPVYERPPFDAHALGEMGRAVKLNLDQEERRXEQESINKHQINTYVSDKLSLHRKLPERWNPLCRELRYDYRSLPTTSVVIAFYNEAWSTLLRTVHSVLETSPDILLKELVLVDDYSDRAHLKEPLERYISGLRKVHLIRATKREGLVRARLLGASITTGEVLTFLDCHCECHEGWLEPLLHRIKEEPSAVVCPVIDVIDWNTFQYLGNSGEPQIGGFDWRLVFTWHSVPEYEQKRRHSPVDVIRSPTMAGGLFAVSKNYFHYLGTYDTGMEVWGGENLEFSFRIWQCGGSLEIHPCSHVGHLFPKKAPYSRSKALANSVRAAEVWMDEYKEIYYHRNPHARLEAFGDVSERKKLREKLGCKSFRWYLDNIYPDIHVPEDRPGMFGMLKNRGKTSYCFDYNPTDENKVVGQRVILYSCHGMGQNQFFEFSPDGEIRYNTRVPAGCIVGDNISSYLNLQLCRKPGQPLPADQKFVLREDGSLHHTLSQKCVQAVEKTDNGVPAPSLQPCSDSLLQKWFFVERM; this comes from the exons ATGGCACAGTGCGGAAGAAGGAATCGACCTAAATTGCTTTTGTTCATCTTTGGCGTCACTCTAGTGGGATACCTGATCTTTTTCCGACAC ACTCGGGGGGACGTGAACGCGACGAATCGACGAGAGGCCCCCGCAGAGCGAGAGGTGAGCAACGAGGAGCTGAAGAAACCCGTCTACGAGAGGCCCCCCTTCGATGCGCATGCCCTGGGGGAAATGGGGAGAGCCGTCAAACTAAATCTGGAccaagaggagagaa aagagcagGAAAGCATCAATAAACATCAGATCAACACTTATGTCAGTGATAAATTGTCGTTACACCGGAAGCTGCCAGAGAGATGGAACCCGCT TTGCAGAGAGCTGAGGTACGACTACCGGTCGCTGCCCACGACCTCCGTGGTCATCGCCTTCTACAACGAGGCCTGGTCCACCCTGCTGAGGACGGTGCACAGTGTGCTGGAGACGTCGCCCGACATCCTGCTGAAAGAGTTGGTGCTGGTGGACGACTACAGCGATAGAG CTCATCTGAAGGAGCCACTGGAGAGGTACATCTCAGGTTTGAGGAAGGTGCATCTGATCCGGGCCACCAAGAGGGAGGGGTTGGTGCGGGCACGGTTGCTAGGGGCGTCTATTACCACGGGTGAGGTGCTGACCTTCCTGGACTGTCACTGCGAGTGTCATGAGGGCTGGTTAGAGCCCCTGCTCCACAG GATCAAGGAGGAGCCGTCGGCTGTGGTGTGTCCCGTTATCGACGTGATCGACTGGAACACCTTCCAGTATTTAGGGAACTCTGGTGAACCCCAGATTGGGGGGTTTGATTGGCGGTTGGTCTTTACCTGGCACTCTGTCCCAGAGTATGAACAGAAACGCCGTCACTCGCCCGTTGATGTCATCAG gtctcctacTATGGCAGGTGGTCTGTTTGCTGTGAGCAAGAACTACTTCCATTACCTGGGGACATACGACACGGGGATGGAGGTGTGGGGAGGAGAGAACCTGGAATTCTCCTTCAGG ATTTGGCAGTGTGGGGGCAGCCTGGAGATCCACCCGTGCTCCCATGTGGGTCATTTGTTCCCTAAAAAGGCCCCTTACTCGCGGAGCAAAGCTCTGGCAAACAGTGTGAGAGCTGCTGAGGTCTGGATGGATGAGTACAAAGAGATCTACTACCATCGAAACCCCCACGCACGACTG GAGGCCTTTGGAGACGTGTCCGAGCGAAAGAAGCTTAGAGAGAAGCTGGGCTGTAAGAGCTTCAGGTGGTATCTGGATAATATTTACCCCGATATTCACGTCCCAGAGGATCGGCCAGGCATGTTTGGAATG CTGAAGAACCGGGGCAAGACCAGCTACTGCTTTGACTACAACCCTACAGATGAAAACAAGGTGGTGGGCCAAAGGGTCATACTGTACTCGTGTCATGGCATGGGTCAGAACCAG TTCTTTGAATTCTCCCCGGACGGTGAGATCCGCTACAACACGAGGGTTCCTGCTGGGTGCATTGTGGGCGACAACATCAGCAGCTACCTGAATCTCCAGCTGTGTAGAAAACCAGGACAACCTCTACCTGCAGACCAGAAGTTTGTCCTCAGAGAG GATGGGAGCCTGCACCACACGTTGAGCCAGAAGTGTGTTCAGGCGGTGGAGAAGACGGACAACGGGGTACCAGCCCCCTCACTCCAACCCTGCTCTGACAGCCTCCTCCAGAAGTGGTTCTTTGTGGAGAGAATGTAA